The following proteins are co-located in the Bacteroidota bacterium genome:
- the rsmD gene encoding 16S rRNA (guanine(966)-N(2))-methyltransferase RsmD, giving the protein MRVISGTYKGRILKTVKNFSVRPATDRVKQTLFDMLATRLEMDDATVLDLFAGSGGLGIEALSRGAAHVTFVEHDEEAALYIEKNLYTLGCEDRTAIVETDAVSFVRRCKDSFDLIFADPPYLFPETPELPRLILGQQMLTRNGYLLIEHTTDIQFETTELFHAGPEKRFGRTVVTFFRHHEQE; this is encoded by the coding sequence ATGCGTGTCATTAGCGGTACATACAAAGGGCGAATCCTCAAAACGGTCAAAAACTTCTCCGTCCGTCCGGCAACAGACCGGGTGAAGCAAACGCTGTTCGACATGCTGGCAACACGGCTGGAGATGGATGATGCAACTGTACTTGATTTATTTGCCGGAAGCGGGGGACTTGGCATTGAGGCGCTAAGCCGGGGCGCGGCACATGTAACGTTCGTCGAACATGACGAAGAGGCCGCACTCTACATAGAAAAGAATCTGTACACTCTCGGTTGTGAAGACCGGACGGCAATCGTCGAAACCGATGCTGTGTCATTTGTCCGCCGGTGCAAGGATTCGTTTGATTTGATTTTTGCCGACCCGCCGTATCTCTTTCCCGAAACGCCGGAACTCCCCCGGTTGATTCTCGGACAACAGATGTTGACGCGCAACGGGTACTTGCTTATCGAACACACGACGGATATACAATTCGAGACTACAGAACTGTTTCATGCCGGACCGGAGAAGCGATTCGGCAGAACCGTTGTTACGTTCTTCCGACATCACGAACAAGAATAG
- the coaD gene encoding pantetheine-phosphate adenylyltransferase, translating to MARKPIAIYPGTFDPVTNGHVDVVQRATQMFSKVIVLVARNVTKTPMFNDVERVEMIKEVFNGNKHVSVDLFDGLVVDYAHRNNASVIVRGLRAVSDFEYEFQMALMNRKLDADVDTVFLMPHARYTYLNSTIVREVARLGGDVSGFVPPNVRRRLQEKLNSRKRN from the coding sequence ATGGCACGAAAACCGATAGCTATTTATCCAGGCACATTCGACCCTGTAACGAACGGCCACGTTGATGTTGTTCAACGTGCTACTCAAATGTTCTCAAAGGTGATCGTGCTTGTTGCCCGCAACGTAACTAAAACTCCCATGTTCAACGATGTTGAACGTGTCGAGATGATCAAGGAAGTGTTCAACGGAAACAAACACGTTTCTGTGGATCTCTTCGATGGATTGGTTGTAGACTACGCACACAGAAACAATGCAAGCGTGATTGTTCGCGGACTCCGTGCTGTTTCTGATTTCGAGTATGAATTCCAGATGGCGCTGATGAATCGTAAACTCGATGCCGATGTCGATACTGTGTTTCTGATGCCGCATGCCCGGTACACATATCTCAACTCTACCATTGTGCGGGAAGTTGCACGACTTGGCGGAGATGTCTCGGGATTCGTGCCGCCCAACGTACGTCGGCGACTGCAGGAAAAGCTGAATTCGCGTAAACGCAACTGA
- a CDS encoding pyridoxal phosphate-dependent aminotransferase gives MLVLSDKIKHIEESQTLALSGKAKRMKDSGIDVVSLTAGEPDFPTPRHIKDAAITAIENNFTKYTQNAGSPDLIDAIVRKFTHENNLFFGHNQILVSAGAKQSIFNVLQAICNKGDEVLFFSPYWVSYPEIVKLADAIPVPVPTSIANNFKPDIEQLRKAITPKTKALIINSPNNPSGVVFSQDDMESIGSIVKDANIFVIADEIYEKVVYDSNRHFSIGSIKSLRDNAITVNGVSKAFSMTGWRVGYAGGPAAVIEAAAKVQTQVTSNANSIAQKATVTALTVPTPDLQTMVSAFKERRDVVYKHLSAMTDVRVALPGGAFYFFFDVSKLYGRKFQNHVMRNSADMGTYLLDHHHVATVPGVAFGDDSCLRISYACSLPELEKGLERIKTGFEMLS, from the coding sequence ATGCTCGTTCTTTCGGATAAAATCAAACACATCGAAGAATCACAGACGCTCGCTCTCTCAGGCAAAGCGAAGCGCATGAAGGATTCGGGAATCGATGTTGTGAGCCTGACTGCCGGTGAACCGGATTTCCCCACCCCGCGTCATATCAAAGACGCGGCGATCACGGCCATTGAAAATAACTTCACGAAATACACGCAGAACGCCGGTTCGCCCGACCTCATCGACGCCATCGTTCGAAAGTTCACGCACGAGAACAATCTCTTCTTCGGACACAACCAGATTCTCGTTTCGGCGGGAGCAAAACAATCCATCTTCAACGTCCTGCAAGCAATCTGTAACAAGGGCGATGAGGTGTTGTTCTTCAGTCCGTATTGGGTAAGCTATCCCGAGATTGTGAAGCTTGCCGATGCAATTCCGGTCCCCGTGCCGACAAGCATCGCAAACAACTTCAAGCCTGATATCGAGCAACTACGCAAAGCAATTACTCCGAAGACGAAGGCGTTAATCATCAACTCTCCGAACAATCCGTCGGGGGTGGTGTTCTCCCAGGACGATATGGAATCGATCGGGTCGATTGTCAAGGATGCAAACATTTTTGTCATCGCAGACGAGATCTATGAAAAAGTCGTGTACGATAGCAACAGGCATTTCAGCATCGGCTCCATCAAATCCCTTCGCGATAACGCGATAACGGTAAACGGCGTGTCGAAAGCATTCTCGATGACGGGATGGAGAGTCGGCTATGCAGGCGGGCCCGCGGCTGTAATCGAAGCGGCCGCTAAAGTGCAGACGCAGGTTACTTCAAACGCAAACTCGATTGCACAGAAGGCAACCGTTACTGCCCTCACCGTTCCCACGCCCGATTTGCAGACCATGGTGAGTGCTTTCAAGGAGAGAAGGGATGTTGTGTACAAACATCTTTCCGCCATGACGGATGTGCGTGTAGCGCTGCCCGGGGGAGCTTTCTACTTTTTCTTCGATGTCAGTAAATTGTACGGAAGGAAATTTCAGAATCACGTCATGAGAAACTCAGCCGATATGGGAACCTATCTGCTCGATCATCATCATGTAGCCACGGTTCCCGGCGTGGCGTTCGGAGATGACTCATGTCTCAGAATCTCCTACGCGTGCTCACTGCCTG